Part of the Aquarana catesbeiana isolate 2022-GZ linkage group LG12, ASM4218655v1, whole genome shotgun sequence genome, AATATAAGAATAACAGAATAACTTGGCTTTCTACTTGATGAACATTACGTTTCTGCCACCACAGCACCATTAACCTTCCACGGCAGCCAACACAGACTTCCCTGAcctcttctctctcttctgtcTGCACCTCAGGGTCACAGATGACCGCAATTTACAGCGGTCTCCGACAAAATGGCGCCCATAGCAGCCATCCAGTACGCAGTGACTGACCAAACCAGGTAGAAAAAACAaaacgaatttaaaaaaaataggtgaATATGCATTAACTGTACAGTTCCATAAAGCATATTAACGTGTGTTTTATCTAAAATTAGGccggagaaactttttttttttttttttttgctagtgcggAACCCTAGAAGGGTGACATCATCAGTCCGCGCCAGGCTGTAGACATGGAGACGGGGAGCGGAGAGGGCTCTGAGCCGAAATATGCACAGAGGATTGACCCGAAAAAGCTGACCCCGGAGCAGCTGGAGTACATCAGACGAAAGGAGATGGCTCAGTGGGCAAAGAGATCGGGGAAGCTGAGAAGCAGAAATATTATCACTGGCCTGGCCATAGGCGGCATCGTGCTGGGGATCTGTATCCTTCCAGTGTGACCTTCTATACTCATTATACTGGAGAGACATGACCGGATCCAGTTGTATTCCCCACACACATCCCTCTGCCTGGCTACTGGGTCAGGGCTTATATACAGGTGTCATCATTGCCAGACTATGTGATCTAGatatctgtagtatttacagtgACATTTAGAAGTAGGCTTTTTTTTGTTCCTCCAATGTacagtaaaggcataatgtgctagtatgcattgcatactagcacattatgtgacacttacctgcaaatgaagccctcaTTGtacccgctggaggccgcatctatCCTCACCCGTCTTCCTTCTGAGGCCGCGGACTCCAGCGAtgcgattggccggagccacatGACTTCACGCGGGAGCCACTGGTGACCGCACAcacttctgaagaaacggcacgggcggcTGTTCCTGCAG contains:
- the COA3 gene encoding cytochrome c oxidase assembly factor 3 homolog, mitochondrial, giving the protein METGSGEGSEPKYAQRIDPKKLTPEQLEYIRRKEMAQWAKRSGKLRSRNIITGLAIGGIVLGIYGYTFFSVSQEKFLDELEEEAKVARARYPKTSAN